The following coding sequences lie in one Streptomyces venezuelae genomic window:
- a CDS encoding alpha/beta hydrolase: MRAAAARYGTAGSLVLTALVAAPAGSATGTPPSPEEHGVAVAAQRAEAAGIRWGTCPKAEGLPPSVRCGTVTVPLDYAHPDGKRIKLTVSRTKATKKSAGKAVARQGALVFNPGGPGASGTYFPLVGVMPEWKRIAAAYDLVGYAPRGVGRSAPLSCQDPKDFSHAPSQAPTHPDDAYKQKRIARAKAYARGCMKRNPGVRHFTTLNNARDLDVLRAALGEKRLTFMGASYGTYFGAVYATLYPSHVRRMVFDSAVNPDPEQIWYRNNLDQSLAFERRWADFRTWVAKHDKTYHLGETPDDVLRSYEKVNAALARKPAGGKVGPGQLQSAFLQAGYYDDYWPTRAAALSAYLKGNPKPLIEQAAPEPRGAAQSENGNAVYTAVECNDAAWPTDFATWDRDNSELARVAPFETWDNAWMNLPCAYWKAPRQQPVDVGTPEGALPPTLILAAERDAATPYQGARELNRRLSGSALVTERAAGTHGIAGGPNKCVNSHLDAYLLKGELPVRRAASCAPHKEPRPSTEVRAALPRER, from the coding sequence ATGAGAGCAGCCGCCGCCCGGTACGGAACCGCCGGGTCCCTGGTCCTGACCGCCCTCGTCGCCGCCCCCGCGGGAAGTGCGACCGGCACCCCTCCCTCCCCCGAGGAGCACGGCGTCGCCGTCGCCGCCCAGCGCGCCGAGGCCGCCGGGATCCGCTGGGGCACCTGCCCGAAGGCCGAAGGCCTCCCCCCGTCCGTCCGGTGCGGCACCGTCACCGTGCCGCTCGACTACGCCCACCCCGACGGCAAGCGCATCAAACTGACCGTCAGCCGCACGAAGGCCACGAAGAAGAGCGCGGGCAAGGCGGTCGCACGCCAGGGCGCGCTGGTCTTCAACCCGGGCGGCCCCGGTGCGTCGGGCACGTACTTCCCGCTGGTGGGCGTCATGCCCGAGTGGAAGCGCATCGCGGCGGCGTACGACCTGGTCGGCTACGCGCCGCGCGGGGTCGGCCGGTCCGCACCCCTCTCCTGCCAGGATCCGAAGGACTTCTCGCACGCGCCCTCCCAGGCGCCGACGCACCCCGACGACGCGTACAAACAGAAGCGGATCGCGCGGGCGAAGGCGTACGCGCGCGGGTGCATGAAACGCAACCCCGGCGTACGCCACTTCACGACGCTGAACAACGCGCGCGACCTCGACGTGCTGCGGGCGGCGCTCGGCGAGAAGAGGCTGACGTTCATGGGGGCGTCGTACGGCACGTACTTCGGGGCGGTCTACGCGACGCTGTACCCGTCACACGTGCGCCGCATGGTCTTCGACTCGGCGGTGAACCCCGACCCCGAGCAGATCTGGTACCGCAACAACCTCGACCAGTCGCTGGCCTTCGAGCGGCGCTGGGCGGACTTCCGCACCTGGGTGGCCAAGCACGACAAGACGTACCACCTGGGCGAGACGCCCGACGACGTCCTGCGCAGCTACGAGAAGGTGAACGCCGCGCTGGCCCGCAAGCCCGCGGGCGGCAAGGTCGGGCCCGGCCAGCTGCAGTCCGCGTTCCTCCAGGCCGGGTACTACGACGACTACTGGCCGACCCGCGCGGCGGCGCTCTCCGCCTACCTGAAGGGCAACCCGAAGCCGCTCATCGAACAGGCGGCGCCCGAGCCGCGCGGCGCCGCCCAGAGCGAGAACGGCAACGCGGTCTACACGGCCGTCGAGTGCAACGACGCGGCCTGGCCCACGGACTTCGCCACCTGGGACCGCGACAACTCGGAGCTGGCGCGCGTGGCGCCCTTCGAGACCTGGGACAACGCGTGGATGAACCTGCCGTGCGCCTACTGGAAGGCGCCCCGGCAGCAGCCCGTCGACGTGGGCACGCCGGAGGGCGCGCTCCCGCCGACCCTGATCCTGGCCGCCGAACGCGACGCGGCGACCCCCTACCAGGGCGCGCGGGAGCTGAACCGCAGACTGTCGGGCTCGGCCCTGGTCACCGAACGCGCCGCCGGCACGCACGGCATCGCGGGCGGCCCCAACAAGTGCGTGAACAGCCACCTGGACGCCTACCTCCTGAAGGGCGAGCTCCCCGTGCGGCGCGCGGCGTCGTGCGCCCCGCACAAGGAGCCCAGGCCGTCCACGGAGGTGCGGGCGGCGCTCCCCAGGGAGCGCTAG
- a CDS encoding TIGR04222 domain-containing membrane protein, whose product MFWVPLLLLACAAAGLSCGRLCLATSRAAVQERSAGDGRELTLYETAFLSGGPSRVADVTLVAMARARRLLIAHTGWATVVDPVGRDDMERSVLGAIGPAGQSRIAPIRLGASAAHPVRALADRLVAAGLAVPDGLGAGVAAAVRQVWAATGAVLALGTVAVLMPAQGPAATGQVPVAVWFSLPLLLCVACLVIARVEVHPYTRWASPAGQRLLGAVPSGGEELTAVAVRGVRATGDPELRAAFAHRPRR is encoded by the coding sequence ATGTTCTGGGTCCCTCTGCTCCTCCTCGCCTGCGCCGCCGCCGGTCTGTCCTGTGGCCGGCTCTGCCTCGCCACGAGCCGCGCCGCCGTCCAGGAGCGGTCCGCGGGTGACGGGCGCGAACTCACCCTGTACGAGACGGCGTTCCTCTCCGGAGGCCCCTCCCGGGTGGCCGACGTGACGCTCGTCGCGATGGCCAGGGCGCGCCGCCTGCTGATCGCGCACACCGGCTGGGCGACCGTCGTCGACCCGGTGGGCCGCGACGACATGGAGCGTTCCGTGCTCGGCGCGATCGGCCCGGCCGGGCAGTCGCGGATAGCGCCGATACGCCTCGGCGCCTCGGCCGCACACCCGGTGCGGGCGCTCGCGGACCGGCTCGTCGCGGCGGGGCTGGCCGTACCGGACGGCCTCGGCGCGGGGGTCGCGGCCGCGGTGCGGCAGGTGTGGGCGGCGACGGGCGCGGTGCTCGCCCTCGGCACCGTGGCGGTGCTGATGCCCGCCCAGGGTCCCGCGGCGACCGGCCAGGTGCCGGTCGCGGTCTGGTTCTCGCTGCCACTGCTGCTGTGCGTGGCGTGTCTGGTCATCGCGCGCGTCGAGGTGCATCCGTACACGCGGTGGGCGTCCCCCGCGGGCCAGCGGCTCCTCGGTGCGGTGCCGTCGGGCGGCGAGGAGCTCACGGCCGTCGCCGTGCGCGGGGTGCGCGCCACGGGGGACCCGGAGCTGCGGGCGGCGTTCGCCCACCGGCCGCGCAGGTGA
- a CDS encoding DUF4142 domain-containing protein has product MRLRTINGTGLIVAGLVATLAALLFPLWSYEDRSGTPLDLLDADTVSTDFGPLSALDRDFITKVRLAGLWELPAGQQAEERGTTKAIRTAGKHLVEGHTFLDARVREVATRLDLELPSQPNAQQRDWLAELSSARGETYNEEFANILRRAHGKVFSVVADVRANTRNSLVRDLADDTNTTVLDHITVLEQTGLVDFEGLARDAASTGPDAPATRSPAPPGPTDAPGSATPVTPSPTFPLPPAASRPRPDTGRP; this is encoded by the coding sequence ATGCGATTACGAACCATCAACGGCACCGGCCTCATCGTCGCGGGACTCGTCGCGACCCTGGCCGCACTGCTCTTTCCCCTCTGGTCCTACGAGGACCGCTCCGGCACCCCGCTCGACCTGCTCGACGCCGACACCGTGTCCACCGACTTCGGGCCGCTCTCCGCCCTGGACCGGGACTTCATCACCAAGGTCCGCCTCGCGGGGCTGTGGGAGCTGCCCGCCGGGCAGCAGGCGGAGGAGCGCGGCACCACGAAAGCCATACGGACCGCGGGGAAGCACCTCGTGGAGGGCCACACGTTCCTCGACGCGCGCGTACGCGAGGTCGCCACCCGGCTCGACCTCGAACTGCCCAGCCAGCCGAACGCCCAACAGCGCGACTGGCTCGCGGAGTTGAGCAGCGCCCGCGGGGAGACGTACAACGAGGAGTTCGCGAACATCCTGCGCCGCGCGCACGGCAAGGTGTTCTCCGTCGTCGCCGACGTGCGCGCGAACACCCGCAACTCGCTCGTGCGCGACCTGGCCGACGACACGAACACGACCGTCCTCGACCACATCACGGTCCTCGAGCAGACCGGCCTCGTCGACTTCGAGGGCCTCGCCCGGGACGCGGCGTCCACCGGACCCGATGCCCCCGCGACCCGCTCCCCGGCCCCGCCGGGTCCCACGGACGCCCCCGGCTCCGCGACCCCGGTCACCCCTTCGCCCACGTTCCCGCTGCCGCCCGCGGCCTCCCGCCCCAGGCCGGACACCGGTCGACCGTGA
- a CDS encoding TIGR04222 domain-containing membrane protein, with product MTVVAMVYTVVVALAATELIRGVAAARRTGSPYRGRQPLDAEHGVYVGGTLEAAFLAGGPARVADALLAGLHEDGRLVVVGPGVVGITGPAGGNAAEQAVIDAHAAAPSGALHGLRIAVMRSLPVQETGEALARRGLLVRPGRQRKWRAWAGTQVALTLVGFVVCAGAALLLSAGDIELPGGSQSPLVDILVMLPGAAFGVVSGAVCLAVTSKQITVAGRYALRQYVAATRHQPGAAHQVATRGLSRAHPDIRSHLIAAARVRVPPTAADEPGRAGHQNAAAWNSGGGGGGGGTPAWCGIDAGDDGGFACSGSGGPSCSGGGSSCGGGCGSSCGGGGGGGSSCGGGSS from the coding sequence GTGACCGTCGTGGCGATGGTGTACACGGTCGTGGTCGCGCTCGCCGCCACCGAGCTGATCCGGGGCGTGGCGGCGGCCCGCCGCACCGGGTCCCCGTACCGGGGCAGGCAGCCGCTCGACGCCGAGCACGGGGTGTACGTCGGCGGGACGCTGGAGGCCGCGTTCCTCGCCGGTGGCCCCGCCCGCGTCGCGGACGCGCTGCTCGCGGGTCTTCACGAGGACGGCCGACTGGTCGTCGTGGGCCCCGGCGTCGTCGGGATCACCGGCCCGGCCGGCGGGAACGCCGCCGAGCAGGCGGTCATCGACGCCCACGCGGCGGCGCCCAGCGGCGCGCTGCACGGGCTGCGGATCGCCGTGATGCGCAGCCTGCCGGTGCAGGAGACGGGCGAGGCCCTCGCGCGCCGGGGGCTCCTGGTGCGGCCGGGGCGCCAGCGGAAGTGGCGCGCGTGGGCCGGGACGCAGGTCGCCCTGACCCTGGTCGGGTTCGTGGTGTGCGCGGGCGCGGCGCTGCTGCTGTCCGCCGGCGACATCGAGCTGCCGGGCGGTTCGCAGTCGCCGCTCGTCGACATCCTGGTCATGCTGCCCGGCGCCGCGTTCGGCGTCGTGAGCGGCGCGGTCTGCCTCGCGGTCACCTCGAAGCAGATCACGGTGGCGGGACGGTACGCGCTGCGGCAGTACGTCGCCGCGACGCGGCACCAGCCGGGCGCGGCGCACCAAGTGGCGACGCGCGGCCTCTCGCGGGCCCACCCGGACATCCGGTCCCACCTGATCGCGGCGGCCCGCGTCCGGGTCCCGCCGACGGCCGCCGACGAGCCCGGGCGCGCCGGACACCAGAACGCGGCCGCGTGGAACTCGGGGGGCGGCGGTGGCGGCGGGGGCACTCCGGCCTGGTGCGGCATCGACGCGGGCGACGACGGCGGTTTCGCCTGCTCGGGCAGCGGCGGTCCCTCCTGTTCGGGCGGCGGCTCGTCGTGCGGCGGTGGCTGCGGGTCCTCGTGCGGCGGGGGCGGTGGCGGCGGCTCGTCCTGCGGGGGCGGGTCGTCCTGA
- a CDS encoding DUF692 domain-containing protein: MGQPRERLGTGIGWRPEIAGAVEDMPGIDWVEVVAENVCPGHLPDSLLRLRERGVTVVPHGVSLGLGGADRPDEGRLAALAERAVALGAPLVTEHIAYVRAGGALTATQPLEAGHLLPVPRTRDALDVLCENVRVAQDALPVPLAVENIAALISWPGEEMTEGQFLYELVERTGVRLLIDVANLHTNHVNRGEDPAKALDELPVEAIAYVHVAGGFEREGVWHDSHAHPVPEPVLAILADLASRVSPPGVLLERDENFPEPAELERELDAIRATVKTSGGLVVGPGGERRDVPAASDAARQRTAVAQAALLSALVAGTPAPEGFDHARLKVQSRALAAKRADVVAKVAPELPEILGAAYRDEFLAYARTRPMTGGYRHDALAFAEHLMLAGRPEDADARRELRDWWLERSGPAPLSKRPAARLLHATRRVLLRR; this comes from the coding sequence ATGGGGCAGCCGAGAGAGCGGCTGGGAACGGGGATCGGCTGGCGGCCCGAGATCGCGGGCGCCGTGGAGGACATGCCCGGCATCGACTGGGTCGAGGTCGTCGCGGAGAACGTGTGTCCCGGGCATCTGCCCGACTCGCTGCTACGGCTGCGCGAGCGCGGGGTGACCGTCGTGCCGCACGGTGTCTCGCTGGGGCTCGGTGGCGCGGACCGTCCCGACGAGGGGCGGCTCGCGGCGCTGGCCGAGCGTGCCGTGGCGCTCGGGGCGCCGCTGGTCACCGAGCACATCGCGTACGTACGCGCGGGCGGCGCCCTCACCGCGACACAGCCGCTCGAGGCCGGGCACCTGCTGCCGGTGCCGCGCACGCGCGACGCGCTGGACGTCCTGTGCGAGAACGTCCGGGTCGCCCAGGACGCGCTGCCCGTGCCGCTCGCCGTCGAGAACATCGCGGCGCTGATCTCCTGGCCGGGCGAGGAGATGACGGAGGGGCAGTTCCTGTACGAGCTGGTGGAGCGCACCGGCGTACGGCTCCTCATCGACGTCGCCAACCTCCACACCAACCACGTCAACCGCGGCGAGGACCCGGCCAAGGCGCTGGACGAACTGCCGGTCGAGGCCATCGCGTACGTCCACGTGGCGGGCGGCTTCGAGCGGGAGGGCGTCTGGCACGACAGCCACGCGCACCCCGTGCCCGAGCCGGTGCTCGCGATCCTCGCCGACCTCGCGTCGCGCGTCTCCCCGCCCGGGGTCCTGCTGGAGCGCGACGAGAACTTCCCCGAACCGGCTGAGCTGGAGCGGGAGTTGGACGCCATCCGGGCGACGGTGAAGACGTCGGGGGGCCTCGTCGTGGGCCCCGGCGGCGAGCGCCGTGACGTTCCCGCCGCCTCCGACGCGGCCCGGCAGCGCACCGCCGTCGCCCAGGCCGCCCTCCTCTCCGCGCTCGTCGCGGGCACCCCGGCGCCCGAGGGCTTCGACCACGCGCGCCTGAAGGTGCAGAGCCGCGCGCTGGCCGCCAAGCGGGCCGACGTCGTCGCGAAGGTCGCGCCGGAGCTGCCGGAGATCCTCGGCGCGGCGTACCGCGACGAGTTCCTCGCGTACGCGCGCACGCGGCCCATGACCGGCGGCTACCGGCACGACGCGCTGGCCTTCGCCGAGCACCTGATGCTCGCGGGGCGCCCCGAGGACGCGGACGCCCGGCGGGAGCTGCGCGACTGGTGGCTTGAGCGTTCCGGGCCCGCCCCGCTGTCGAAGCGGCCCGCGGCGAGACTGCTGCACGCCACCCGCCGGGTCCTGCTGAGGCGGTGA
- a CDS encoding DUF4142 domain-containing protein, giving the protein MRRVNGTALIIAALVATLGAIAFPVWSYADRSSTGPANLAAGSVATQWGPLSAADRDLLVKVRLAGLWEIPAGQQAVERAPTEAIKEAGDHLIVGHTDLDKRTRTVAAQLGVELPNQPTDQQQGWLDELSAASGETYQRKFANLLRVSHGKVFSVIAQVRDSTRNSLIRQLATDSNQTVLDHITMLEATGLVDFDAIANGAASTATASPTGPPKPSGAAPPEPAPAGPSGDVSTTSRPSPGPPGEIDTGRPEPQM; this is encoded by the coding sequence TTGCGGCGCGTCAACGGCACGGCTCTGATCATCGCGGCACTCGTCGCCACGCTGGGGGCCATCGCGTTCCCCGTGTGGTCCTACGCCGACCGGTCGAGCACCGGGCCCGCCAATCTGGCCGCCGGGTCCGTGGCCACGCAGTGGGGGCCGCTGTCCGCGGCCGACCGGGACCTGCTCGTGAAGGTGCGGCTCGCCGGGCTGTGGGAGATACCCGCGGGGCAGCAGGCCGTCGAGCGCGCGCCGACCGAGGCCATCAAGGAGGCGGGCGACCACCTCATCGTCGGGCACACCGACCTCGACAAGCGCACGCGCACCGTGGCCGCGCAGCTCGGCGTCGAGCTGCCCAACCAGCCGACCGACCAGCAGCAGGGGTGGCTCGACGAACTGTCGGCGGCGAGCGGCGAGACGTACCAGCGGAAGTTCGCGAACCTGCTGCGGGTCTCGCACGGGAAGGTGTTCAGCGTCATCGCGCAGGTCCGCGACAGCACCCGCAACTCGCTGATCCGACAGCTCGCCACGGACTCCAACCAGACCGTCCTCGACCACATCACGATGCTGGAGGCGACCGGGCTCGTCGACTTCGACGCGATCGCGAACGGCGCCGCGTCGACCGCGACCGCCAGCCCCACAGGCCCGCCCAAGCCCTCCGGAGCCGCACCTCCCGAGCCCGCGCCGGCCGGGCCGAGCGGCGACGTCTCCACCACGTCGAGGCCCTCGCCGGGGCCGCCCGGGGAGATCGACACCGGTCGGCCGGAACCTCAAATGTAG
- a CDS encoding peptidyl-tRNA hydrolase, producing the protein MRVILAHGRRHPAGRLTDVSNEEPTTPDAPDPQDSPFRHETTSRDEAPQFVLPLVARIERAAPPARTDALETAARAVLTILSDERSLGEGPWAQAMRDWQDARIRKVVRRARGAEWRRAEALPGITVTGKSAEVRVYPPVPLDGWPKDLARLQVSGTELDDPEPPAGPDPAHPVLWMSPEVDMSAGKSMAQAGHGAQLAWWELSPEDRAAWRDAGFPLSVRTADPARWRDLTTGGLPVVRDAGFTEITPGSCTVVADHPALRPGRRL; encoded by the coding sequence ATGAGGGTCATCCTCGCGCACGGGCGGCGGCACCCGGCTGGCAGACTGACGGACGTGAGCAACGAAGAACCGACCACTCCCGACGCACCGGACCCGCAGGACAGCCCGTTCCGCCACGAGACCACCTCGCGCGACGAGGCACCGCAGTTCGTGCTGCCGCTCGTCGCCCGCATCGAGCGCGCCGCTCCCCCGGCCCGCACGGACGCCCTGGAGACCGCGGCCCGCGCCGTCCTGACCATCCTGAGCGACGAGCGGTCCCTCGGCGAAGGCCCCTGGGCGCAGGCGATGCGCGACTGGCAGGACGCCCGGATCCGCAAGGTGGTGCGCAGGGCGCGCGGCGCGGAGTGGCGCAGGGCCGAGGCGCTGCCGGGCATCACGGTCACCGGCAAGTCGGCGGAGGTGCGGGTCTACCCGCCCGTGCCCCTCGACGGCTGGCCCAAGGATCTGGCGCGCCTCCAGGTCTCGGGCACGGAACTCGACGACCCGGAGCCCCCGGCGGGGCCCGACCCGGCGCACCCCGTCCTGTGGATGAGCCCCGAGGTCGACATGTCGGCCGGCAAGTCGATGGCGCAGGCGGGGCACGGCGCGCAGCTGGCGTGGTGGGAGCTGTCCCCCGAGGATCGCGCGGCCTGGCGCGACGCGGGCTTCCCCCTCTCGGTCCGCACCGCCGACCCGGCCCGGTGGCGCGACCTCACGACGGGCGGACTCCCGGTGGTCCGCGACGCGGGCTTCACCGAGATCACCCCGGGTTCCTGCACGGTCGTGGCGGACCACCCGGCCCTGCGCCCCGGAAGGCGGCTCTGA
- a CDS encoding ATP-binding cassette domain-containing protein, with protein MERDLAVRLDGVGRRYGVGGTWVLRGVDLGIRAGSLVRVEGANGTGKSTLLRLLAGIDAPSEGRVSGRRRTAFVPERFPAALPFTALGYLTHMGRVHGLGAGAARRRASEWLELFGAAGYARTPLSELSKGSSQKVAVAQALLAEPDLLVLDEAWTGLDAPARSTLDRAVADRTAAGGSVVFVDHDPRRLRGVADETYAVVGTALNRRTPEGTSAASGDMRDGDGPVVLVEVQGPRGAELPGSVAAAVRMRPTTSDGGTTRLTVPEPHSDRVLRELLTARPPWHVVAVRATADERRGGGRGEEL; from the coding sequence ATGGAACGTGATCTTGCGGTGCGGCTCGACGGGGTGGGCCGCCGCTACGGCGTGGGCGGCACGTGGGTGCTGCGCGGTGTCGACCTTGGCATACGGGCGGGCTCCCTGGTGCGCGTCGAAGGGGCCAACGGCACGGGGAAATCAACCCTGTTGAGGCTGCTCGCCGGGATCGACGCGCCGTCCGAAGGGCGGGTGTCCGGGCGTCGGCGCACGGCGTTCGTCCCCGAGAGGTTCCCCGCCGCCCTGCCGTTCACCGCCCTCGGCTACCTCACGCACATGGGCCGCGTGCATGGCCTCGGGGCCGGTGCGGCGCGGCGGCGCGCGAGCGAGTGGCTGGAGCTGTTCGGCGCCGCCGGATACGCGCGTACGCCGCTCTCGGAGCTCTCCAAGGGCAGCAGCCAGAAGGTCGCCGTGGCGCAGGCGCTGCTGGCCGAGCCCGACCTGCTGGTCCTCGACGAGGCGTGGACGGGTCTGGACGCGCCCGCCCGCTCCACGCTCGACCGCGCGGTGGCCGACCGTACGGCGGCGGGCGGTTCCGTGGTCTTCGTCGACCACGACCCGCGGCGGCTCCGGGGGGTGGCGGACGAGACGTACGCCGTGGTCGGCACGGCGCTGAACCGGCGTACGCCAGAGGGCACTTCCGCCGCGTCGGGTGACATGCGCGACGGGGACGGGCCCGTCGTCCTCGTCGAGGTCCAGGGGCCGCGGGGCGCGGAGCTTCCGGGATCGGTGGCGGCGGCCGTGCGGATGCGCCCCACCACCTCCGACGGCGGCACCACGCGCCTCACCGTCCCTGAGCCGCACTCCGATCGTGTCCTGCGGGAACTCCTGACGGCGCGGCCGCCGTGGCACGTGGTGGCGGTGCGCGCGACGGCCGACGAGCGGCGCGGCGGCGGGCGGGGCGAGGAACTGTGA
- a CDS encoding ABC transporter: protein MKPSLSSLPSLSSLAPLPALLRYQTALLVRSQRWLPPVILYAVFLGIGVQGGQPILDSLAYAAGALLPVAAWLVRICVTNEPPAARSCTAAAAGPGRAHLASLLAAFLAASALGGVAAVVVTAISDATSTNARVPVPRLSAGAVGLLAMLVSALLGTALGALANWPLLRSAGRSVPAMLLGALLLLVTTGSPAKSVLTDLTTGSREGVVPLPLGALAGALAVAAAAMWGACVLSSRRG from the coding sequence GTGAAGCCTTCTCTGTCCTCGCTGCCCTCTCTGTCCTCTCTGGCCCCGCTCCCTGCTCTGTTGCGGTACCAGACCGCCCTGCTCGTCCGCTCCCAGCGCTGGCTTCCGCCCGTGATCCTCTACGCCGTATTCCTCGGCATCGGCGTACAGGGCGGTCAGCCGATCCTCGACTCGCTCGCGTACGCCGCCGGGGCGCTGCTGCCCGTGGCCGCCTGGCTGGTACGGATCTGCGTGACCAACGAGCCGCCCGCCGCCCGGAGTTGTACCGCCGCGGCGGCGGGGCCGGGGCGCGCGCATCTCGCCTCGCTGCTCGCGGCGTTCCTCGCGGCGTCCGCGCTGGGCGGCGTGGCGGCCGTCGTCGTCACGGCCATCAGCGACGCGACGAGCACGAACGCGCGGGTGCCGGTGCCGCGGCTCTCCGCGGGTGCGGTCGGGCTGCTCGCGATGCTGGTGAGCGCGTTGCTCGGCACGGCGCTCGGCGCGCTGGCCAACTGGCCGCTGCTGCGTTCCGCGGGGCGGTCCGTGCCCGCGATGCTGCTCGGCGCGCTGCTCCTGCTCGTCACCACGGGCTCCCCGGCGAAGTCGGTCCTCACCGATCTGACCACCGGGTCACGGGAGGGCGTGGTGCCGTTGCCGCTGGGCGCGCTCGCGGGTGCGCTCGCCGTCGCTGCGGCGGCGATGTGGGGGGCGTGCGTGCTCAGTTCGCGGCGGGGGTGA
- a CDS encoding polysaccharide deacetylase family protein, producing MITLVRRCAALCALGTLTAALAGCAGDTSGATPGEVGRPAHPPASAAAPSQPAPPTLAPGPSGLTPVFENGPRSRGRTVALTFDADMTADQGPRAAAGERFDNPALVATLRRLRVPATFFMTGRWAEEYPAQARAIGRDPLFEVANHSYSHHAFTGRCYGLPAVPAARMRADMERAFAAFRAAGVERPVPYFRFPGGCYDQRALRALAPGGVTAVQWDVVSGDAFATDSAAVARQVLDGVRPGSVVVMHCTRSAAPATERALRTIIPKLRERGFRFVRVSEQIGAAGGAGARG from the coding sequence GTGATCACTCTCGTACGGAGATGCGCCGCGCTCTGCGCCCTCGGCACCCTGACCGCCGCCCTCGCCGGCTGCGCCGGTGACACGTCCGGTGCCACGCCCGGTGAGGTCGGCCGCCCCGCCCACCCCCCGGCGAGCGCCGCAGCCCCCTCGCAGCCCGCCCCGCCCACACTGGCCCCCGGCCCCTCCGGCCTGACCCCCGTGTTCGAGAACGGCCCCCGGTCCCGCGGCCGCACCGTCGCCCTCACCTTCGACGCCGACATGACCGCGGACCAGGGCCCGCGCGCGGCGGCCGGCGAGCGGTTCGACAACCCCGCGCTGGTCGCCACGCTGCGGCGGCTGAGGGTACCGGCGACGTTCTTCATGACGGGGCGGTGGGCCGAGGAGTACCCGGCGCAGGCCAGGGCCATCGGCCGCGACCCGCTCTTCGAGGTCGCCAACCACTCGTACAGCCACCACGCCTTCACCGGCCGCTGCTACGGACTGCCCGCCGTCCCCGCCGCCCGGATGCGCGCCGACATGGAGCGCGCGTTCGCCGCGTTCCGCGCGGCCGGGGTCGAGCGCCCGGTGCCGTACTTCCGCTTCCCCGGCGGCTGCTACGACCAGCGGGCCCTGCGTGCCCTCGCTCCCGGCGGCGTCACCGCCGTGCAGTGGGACGTGGTCAGCGGCGACGCCTTCGCGACGGACTCCGCGGCGGTGGCCCGGCAGGTCCTCGACGGGGTTCGGCCCGGCTCGGTGGTCGTCATGCACTGCACACGCAGCGCGGCCCCCGCGACGGAACGCGCCCTGCGCACGATCATCCCGAAGCTGCGCGAACGCGGCTTCCGCTTCGTCCGGGTGTCGGAGCAGATCGGGGCGGCGGGGGGTGCGGGGGCGCGTGGTTAG
- a CDS encoding alpha/beta fold hydrolase — translation MKLHTHEWGTGDRVAFLVHGIMSDHRTWRRVGPALADKGYRVIGVDLRGHGASGRGEYGAEIFADDLVDTLPVGAELAIGHSLGGLALSLAVERLAPARAVYSDPAWALGGEGSVDPALFVEFRHIPRDVLAKFNPRWEAADVDVEMATLAVWDPETALSISGAGAVDHTPAAPAVPSLVQVADPSTVVSDTLAEELARRGFEVRTVRGAGHTIHRDDFEGFMGSLDGWL, via the coding sequence ATGAAGCTGCACACCCACGAGTGGGGAACCGGCGACCGCGTCGCCTTCCTGGTCCACGGGATCATGTCGGACCACCGCACGTGGCGGCGCGTGGGTCCCGCGCTCGCCGACAAGGGGTACCGCGTGATCGGCGTCGACCTGCGCGGCCACGGCGCGAGCGGGCGCGGCGAGTACGGCGCGGAGATCTTCGCGGACGACCTCGTCGACACGCTGCCGGTGGGTGCGGAGCTGGCGATAGGGCACTCGCTCGGCGGCCTCGCCCTGTCCCTCGCGGTGGAGCGGCTCGCGCCGGCGCGGGCCGTCTACTCCGACCCGGCGTGGGCGCTCGGCGGCGAGGGTTCGGTCGACCCCGCCCTGTTCGTGGAGTTCCGGCACATCCCGCGCGACGTCCTGGCGAAGTTCAACCCGCGCTGGGAGGCGGCCGACGTGGACGTGGAGATGGCGACGCTGGCGGTCTGGGATCCGGAGACCGCGCTCTCGATCTCCGGCGCGGGCGCCGTCGACCACACCCCGGCCGCGCCCGCCGTGCCGTCGCTCGTGCAGGTCGCGGACCCGAGCACCGTCGTCTCCGACACGCTCGCGGAGGAGCTGGCGCGGCGCGGCTTCGAGGTCCGCACGGTGCGGGGCGCGGGGCACACGATCCACCGGGACGACTTCGAGGGGTTCATGGGGTCGCTGGACGGCTGGCTGTGA